A genomic window from Salvia hispanica cultivar TCC Black 2014 chromosome 5, UniMelb_Shisp_WGS_1.0, whole genome shotgun sequence includes:
- the LOC125187585 gene encoding uncharacterized protein LOC125187585 gives MDQTGGCCIARYAGGAYDINKVDRIMRRFRPIAPKPASTNGSVSGSASPESSGAASVKTGRRKRRNPAVSCGRKKRRCSPEKKEIKTLPLLPEAPVVSKPRYPQWLSFENGGREVERRVVAASWVKVECVTDTWMADLYPYGDGERVRRLEADACPGFVTDGLRRVRWTNPAYRRMAAGEAEGEVAAWVVVEEGVVLPARCAGFTCKVRVVTCGNEKASKTVPCDVWRMECGGFAWRLDTAAALSLWIGN, from the coding sequence atggatcaAACGGGAGGGTGCTGTATAGCGCGGTACGCCGGGGGTGCGTACGATATCAATAAGGTGGATAGGATAATGCGGAGGTTTCGTCCGATCGCTCCGAAACCGGCTTCCACCAACGGATCTGTTTCCGGCTCTGCCTCGCCGGAGAGCAGCGGAGCGGCTTCTGTGAAGACCGGCCGCCGGAAGAGGAGGAATCCGGCTGTGAGCTGTGGTCGGAAGAAGAGGAGGTGTTCGCCGGAGAAGAAGGAGATCAAGACGCTGCCGCTGCTGCCGGAGGCGCCGGTGGTATCGAAGCCGAGGTATCCGCAGTGGCTGAGCTTCGAGAACGGGGGGCGGGAGGTGGAGCGGAGGGTGGTGGCAGCGTCGTGGGTGAAGGTCGAATGCGTGACGGACACGTGGATGGCGGATTTGTATCCGTACGGGGACGGGGAGAGGGTGAGGCGGCTGGAGGCTGACGCGTGTCCGGGTTTCGTGACGGACGGGCTGAGGCGGGTGAGGTGGACGAACCCGGCCTACAGGCGGATGGCGGCGGGGGAGGCGGAGGGGGAGGTGGCGGCGtgggtggtggtggaggaggggGTGGTGCTGCCGGCGCGGTGCGCGGGGTTCACGTGCAAGGTGAGGGTGGTCACGTGCGGGAACGAGAAGGCGTCCAAAACGGTGCCGTGCGACGTGTGGAGAATGGAGTGTGGAGGGTTTGCATGGAGGCTCGATACCGCGGCGGCGCTCTCGCTATGGATCGGTAATTAG
- the LOC125187925 gene encoding transcription factor GTE10-like isoform X1, with translation MAPAIPIDYTGHKESKKFSKKVGLGDMMGKTRKVSTGYSSGFVPDYRHAVETVAESEGFGNAGRPDAGLNSLQDACVPSGKCIGFNVDDFGRSVVPIRTLSLLKMSSSERRDLEIKLKSELEQVRKFNRKIASFSLDRVVHPHTTGVHNHQTGAKRLATAESLPMSTMNDEAVTPGKKKGHSGRNGPRTKGGPLAARKTESVKHGLPQNTSFVILMKQCETLLNRLMVQPHAWIFNKPVDVVAHKVPEYFDIIKHPMDLGTVKSKLLSNQYSTPMEFAADVRLTFKNAMTFNPPKHDVHIMAEIMNKYFEVRWKSIEKKLPPTADDSTASKSSVIIEPESAYMPRAKKQKIASKEPRARHERDKPAMSDVEKQKLGTELEELMAELPDNIINFLKESTLHGSEVTEDEIEIDIDALTDDTLFTLRKLLDDYLLEKKKRQSTSENHDTEMQRESGFRDSSYLPCEDHARADEDVDIGGNDPPPMSSSPPIRIDKDVAERNSNCSGSRSSSSESGSSSTDSENSSACEADGTNISVTAGKATNDQEDLREKDLRDQNDGDILDGNADQYPMSSIEPNCPQEGESAPPDRQVSPDKLYRAAILRSRFADIIIKAQENTTEKGTDSERLKLEKEELERRRREEKARLQAEAKAAEEARRKAEAEAAAEARRQRELEREAARQALQQMEKTVDINENSQFMEDLEMFRAGPDEHLQSFIDEASPENSQNGLGSFKFPANSNPLEKLGLYMKNDEEEEDEAQPQSIEHEPYDTEEGEID, from the exons ATGGCACCAGCCATCCCGATAGATTACACAGGGCACAAGGAGTCGAAGAAGTTTTCGAAGAAGGTGGGGTTAGGGGATATGATGGGGAAAACTCGAAAAGTATCTACGGGTTATTCCAGTGGTTTTGTGCCCGACTATCGACATGCGGTTGAGACAGTTGCTGAATCAGAAGGTTTTGGGAATGCGGGCCGCCCTGATGCGGGGTTAAATTCTCTGCAGGATGCTTGTGTTCCGAGTGGGAAGTGCATTGGCTTCAATGTTGATGATTTTGGTAGGTCAGTTGTGCCAATTCGAACACTGTCACTTTTGAAGATGTCTTCTTCAGAGAGAAGGGATTTAGAAATTAAGCTGAAGAGTGAGCTTGAACAAGTACGTAAGTTTAACAGGAAGATAGCTTCTTTTAGCTTGGATAGAGTGGTGCATCCACACACTACTGGTGTCCATAACCATCAAACTGGAGCAAAGAGACTTGCTACGGCAGAAAGCTTGCCCATGTCCACCATGAATGATGAGGCCGTGACACcaggaaagaaaaaaggtCATTCTGGAAGAAATGGACCTCGCACTAAAGGTGGACCTTTGGCAGCTAGGAAAACAGAGTCGGTGAAGCATGGTCTTCCACAAAATACTAGTTTTGTTATATTGATGAAACAATGTGAGACTCTGTTAAATCGTTTGATGGTGCAACCTCATGCCTGGATTTTCAACAAGCCAGTTGACGTTGTAGCTCATAAAGTCCCAGAATATTTTGATATCATCAAGCATCCAATGGATTTAGGGacagtaaaaagtaaattactGTCGAATCAGTATTCCACTCCCATGGAGTTTGCTGCAGATGTGAGACTCACCTTCAAAAATGCAATGACATTCAACCCACCCAAACATGATGTTCATATCATGGCTGAGATTATGAATAAATACTTTGAAGTGAGATGGaaatcaattgagaagaaacTTCCACCTACAGCTGATGATTCCACGGCTTCCAAGTCGAGTGTCATTATAGAACCTGAAAGTGCTTATATGCCTCGTGCTAAGAAGCAGAAAATTGCTTCTAAGGAACCGAGAGCCAGGCATGAAAGAGATAAGCCTGCAATGAGTGAtgttgaaaaacaaaaactggGGACCGAGTTGGAGGAACTAATGGCTGAGCTGCCAGacaacataattaattttttgaaagagAGCACTTTGCACGGTAGTGAAGTAACTGAGGATGAGATTGAAATCGACATTGACGCGCTTACTGATGATACACTGTTTACTTTACGTAAACTTTTAGATGATTATctattggagaagaagaaacgTCAATCAACATCAGAGAACCATGATACTGAG ATGCAAAGGGAATCTGGGTTTAGAGATTCATCTTACCTGCCTTGCGaag ACCATGCACGAGCTGACGAGGATGTGGATATTGGTGGAAATGATCCACCTCCTATGTCCAGTTCACCTCCAATTCGGATTGATAAGGATGTTGCTGAAAGGAATAGTAACTGCAGTGGCTCAAGAAGTTCCAGTAGCGAATCAGGCTCCTCATCTACTG ATTCGGAAAATTCTTCAGCCTGTGAAGCTGATGGTACCAATATCTCAGTTACTGCAGGA AAAGCTACAAATGATCAAGAAGATCTCAGGGAAAAGGACTTGCGCGATCAAAATGATGGAG ATATCTTGGATGGGAATGCTGATCAATATCCAATGTCATCCATTGAACCTAATTGTCCTCAAGAGG GGGAGAGTGCTCCACCAGATAGGCAAGTCTCCCCTGACAAGCTATACCGTGCAGCTATATTGAGGAGCCGGTTTGctgatattataattaaagcTCAAGAGAATACAACCGAGAAA GGAACAGATTCCGAAAGACTGAAGCTGGAGAAGGAGGAGCTTGAAAGACGAAGAAGAGAAG AGAAAGCAAGACTCCAAGCTGAGGCCAAAGCTGCCGAAGAGGCTAGAAGAAAGGCTGAAGCAGAAGCTGCAGCAGAAGCCAGAAGGCAAAGAGAACTTGAGAGAGAAGCTGCACGTCAAGCTCTGCAGCAG ATGGAGAAGACGGTCgatattaatgaaaatagcCAGTTCATGGAAGACCTTGAGATGTTTAGAGCTGGTCCAGATGAGCATTTACAGAGCTTTATTGACGAAGCAAGCCCAGAAAATTCTCAAAATGGTCTTGGTAGTTTCAAATTCCCAGCAAATAGTAATCCACTAGAGAAACTTGGGCTGTACATGAagaatgatgaggaggaggaagatgaAGCTCAACCTCAAAGCATCGAGCACGAACCATATGATACAGAGGAAGGAGAGATTGATTGA
- the LOC125187925 gene encoding transcription factor GTE10-like isoform X2, producing MAPAIPIDYTGHKESKKFSKKVGLGDMMGKTRKVSTGYSSGFVPDYRHAVETVAESEGFGNAGRPDAGLNSLQDACVPSGKCIGFNVDDFGRSVVPIRTLSLLKMSSSERRDLEIKLKSELEQVRKFNRKIASFSLDRVVHPHTTGVHNHQTGAKRLATAESLPMSTMNDEAVTPGKKKGHSGRNGPRTKGGPLAARKTESVKHGLPQNTSFVILMKQCETLLNRLMVQPHAWIFNKPVDVVAHKVPEYFDIIKHPMDLGTVKSKLLSNQYSTPMEFAADVRLTFKNAMTFNPPKHDVHIMAEIMNKYFEVRWKSIEKKLPPTADDSTASKSSVIIEPESAYMPRAKKQKIASKEPRARHERDKPAMSDVEKQKLGTELEELMAELPDNIINFLKESTLHGSEVTEDEIEIDIDALTDDTLFTLRKLLDDYLLEKKKRQSTSENHDTEMQRESGFRDSSYLPCEDHARADEDVDIGGNDPPPMSSSPPIRIDKDVAERNSNCSGSRSSSSESGSSSTDSENSSACEADGTNISVTAGKATNDQEDLREKDLRDQNDGDILDGNADQYPMSSIEPNCPQEGESAPPDRQVSPDKLYRAAILRSRFADIIIKAQENTTEKGTDSERLKLEKEELERRRREDSYFDQRKQDSKLRPKLPKRLEERLKQKLQQKPEGKENLREKLHVKLCSRWRRRSILMKIASSWKTLRCLELVQMSIYRALLTKQAQKILKMVLVVSNSQQIVIH from the exons ATGGCACCAGCCATCCCGATAGATTACACAGGGCACAAGGAGTCGAAGAAGTTTTCGAAGAAGGTGGGGTTAGGGGATATGATGGGGAAAACTCGAAAAGTATCTACGGGTTATTCCAGTGGTTTTGTGCCCGACTATCGACATGCGGTTGAGACAGTTGCTGAATCAGAAGGTTTTGGGAATGCGGGCCGCCCTGATGCGGGGTTAAATTCTCTGCAGGATGCTTGTGTTCCGAGTGGGAAGTGCATTGGCTTCAATGTTGATGATTTTGGTAGGTCAGTTGTGCCAATTCGAACACTGTCACTTTTGAAGATGTCTTCTTCAGAGAGAAGGGATTTAGAAATTAAGCTGAAGAGTGAGCTTGAACAAGTACGTAAGTTTAACAGGAAGATAGCTTCTTTTAGCTTGGATAGAGTGGTGCATCCACACACTACTGGTGTCCATAACCATCAAACTGGAGCAAAGAGACTTGCTACGGCAGAAAGCTTGCCCATGTCCACCATGAATGATGAGGCCGTGACACcaggaaagaaaaaaggtCATTCTGGAAGAAATGGACCTCGCACTAAAGGTGGACCTTTGGCAGCTAGGAAAACAGAGTCGGTGAAGCATGGTCTTCCACAAAATACTAGTTTTGTTATATTGATGAAACAATGTGAGACTCTGTTAAATCGTTTGATGGTGCAACCTCATGCCTGGATTTTCAACAAGCCAGTTGACGTTGTAGCTCATAAAGTCCCAGAATATTTTGATATCATCAAGCATCCAATGGATTTAGGGacagtaaaaagtaaattactGTCGAATCAGTATTCCACTCCCATGGAGTTTGCTGCAGATGTGAGACTCACCTTCAAAAATGCAATGACATTCAACCCACCCAAACATGATGTTCATATCATGGCTGAGATTATGAATAAATACTTTGAAGTGAGATGGaaatcaattgagaagaaacTTCCACCTACAGCTGATGATTCCACGGCTTCCAAGTCGAGTGTCATTATAGAACCTGAAAGTGCTTATATGCCTCGTGCTAAGAAGCAGAAAATTGCTTCTAAGGAACCGAGAGCCAGGCATGAAAGAGATAAGCCTGCAATGAGTGAtgttgaaaaacaaaaactggGGACCGAGTTGGAGGAACTAATGGCTGAGCTGCCAGacaacataattaattttttgaaagagAGCACTTTGCACGGTAGTGAAGTAACTGAGGATGAGATTGAAATCGACATTGACGCGCTTACTGATGATACACTGTTTACTTTACGTAAACTTTTAGATGATTATctattggagaagaagaaacgTCAATCAACATCAGAGAACCATGATACTGAG ATGCAAAGGGAATCTGGGTTTAGAGATTCATCTTACCTGCCTTGCGaag ACCATGCACGAGCTGACGAGGATGTGGATATTGGTGGAAATGATCCACCTCCTATGTCCAGTTCACCTCCAATTCGGATTGATAAGGATGTTGCTGAAAGGAATAGTAACTGCAGTGGCTCAAGAAGTTCCAGTAGCGAATCAGGCTCCTCATCTACTG ATTCGGAAAATTCTTCAGCCTGTGAAGCTGATGGTACCAATATCTCAGTTACTGCAGGA AAAGCTACAAATGATCAAGAAGATCTCAGGGAAAAGGACTTGCGCGATCAAAATGATGGAG ATATCTTGGATGGGAATGCTGATCAATATCCAATGTCATCCATTGAACCTAATTGTCCTCAAGAGG GGGAGAGTGCTCCACCAGATAGGCAAGTCTCCCCTGACAAGCTATACCGTGCAGCTATATTGAGGAGCCGGTTTGctgatattataattaaagcTCAAGAGAATACAACCGAGAAA GGAACAGATTCCGAAAGACTGAAGCTGGAGAAGGAGGAGCTTGAAAGACGAAGAAGAGAAG ACTCATATTTTGATCAGAGAAAGCAAGACTCCAAGCTGAGGCCAAAGCTGCCGAAGAGGCTAGAAGAAAGGCTGAAGCAGAAGCTGCAGCAGAAGCCAGAAGGCAAAGAGAACTTGAGAGAGAAGCTGCACGTCAAGCTCTGCAGCAG ATGGAGAAGACGGTCgatattaatgaaaatagcCAGTTCATGGAAGACCTTGAGATGTTTAGAGCTGGTCCAGATGAGCATTTACAGAGCTTTATTGACGAAGCAAGCCCAGAAAATTCTCAAAATGGTCTTGGTAGTTTCAAATTCCCAGCAAATAGTAATCCACTAG